In a genomic window of Aerosakkonema funiforme FACHB-1375:
- a CDS encoding DUF3616 domain-containing protein — protein MSVLLNELKVNPPGTDDYYEYIELKGLANEALTNLYLVAIDGDLGDRGKAKYVLSLGSQTLGSNGFAIVQNGGYTVPAATRVITDTRLSGSGALENGSNSFLLINSSISINQSTDYDINDDGILELPTGATIVDAVGWSDGDSGDLVYGGVSLTQSSGTPDAATRFQTNNTANSAAAWYNGDLSGTTANSLTYDLATVSANFPTGGALSPGNLSFPNLAPTISVIAPLSGVIGDSTNPGVSFTVSDAETNASALTVTATSNNGTVVSNGNITVTAGTGGNRTLNLNPLGVGYADITVTVSDGSATTQTILKYAASAGGGGNTRFHTGASDASTAIALDSNIMLVADDEDQKLRLYDRNNSGLPINQFDFTSSLGLTDISGGVPREVDIEGSTRVGNRIFWIGSHSNSGTGGSLRPNRNRIFATDISGSGTSTTLSYVGRYDNLRTDLINWDSNNIHGKGANYYGLAASAAVGKIPEASDSSGFNIEGLAMAPGSTTTAYVSFRAPIEPTSVRTNALIVPVTNFDTLAMSSGAAGSATFGAPIELDLGGRGIRSIEGNGNGFLIVAGAAFSPAGEAPNDFRLYTWSGDPSDAPQMRDTNLTGMNPEGIVELPSGSINASNQIQLISDNGDNVWYNDGIAAKDLTEDNFQKFRSDWVTLGNIVASPLINEVNVNPPGTDSNYEYIELKGLAKQSLANLYLVAVSGNNGERGLAKFVKNLNSQSFGSNGLLAIQNGGYTVPTGTTVVTDTRLSGMGFLDNATNSFLLINSPTALTENTDYDSDNDGVLELPTGAKIMDAVGWSDGDSGDLVYGGVSLTQSSGTPDAATRLPTNSTPNSAAAWYNGDLSGSANSVTYSSSQVSSNFPTGGALTPGDVNVPNTSGTSSNDTLTGNSQNNVLVGRAGNDVLQGLGGNDFLDGGDGNDTLYGNQGADSLIGGAGVDKFVLAAGEGTDYIYDFVDGTDLIGLANGLTFNQLEITQDGTATRISLASNHQILGFLLGIQVSASGAADFTS, from the coding sequence ATGTCCGTATTGCTGAACGAGCTGAAGGTAAATCCGCCTGGAACAGACGATTATTACGAATATATAGAACTAAAAGGGCTAGCCAACGAAGCGTTGACAAATTTATACTTGGTGGCGATCGATGGAGATTTGGGCGATCGCGGCAAAGCCAAATACGTACTGAGCCTTGGTTCTCAAACTCTGGGCAGCAATGGATTTGCGATCGTTCAAAATGGGGGTTATACAGTTCCCGCTGCTACCAGAGTCATCACCGACACCCGGCTGAGCGGTTCTGGCGCTCTGGAAAACGGCTCTAATTCTTTCCTACTCATCAACAGTTCGATCTCTATTAACCAAAGCACAGATTACGACATCAATGATGATGGCATCTTGGAACTGCCAACAGGTGCCACCATAGTCGATGCTGTGGGATGGTCGGATGGCGACAGCGGCGACCTCGTTTACGGAGGCGTTTCGCTCACTCAAAGTTCTGGCACCCCAGACGCCGCCACCCGCTTTCAAACAAATAATACCGCTAATTCTGCTGCCGCTTGGTACAATGGCGACCTATCGGGAACAACAGCTAATTCTCTAACCTACGATCTGGCTACAGTTAGCGCCAACTTTCCCACAGGCGGCGCTTTAAGTCCGGGGAATTTAAGTTTTCCAAACCTTGCTCCTACTATTAGTGTTATTGCGCCTTTATCGGGTGTAATTGGCGATTCGACAAATCCCGGCGTTTCGTTTACCGTTAGTGATGCCGAAACCAACGCTAGCGCTCTAACTGTAACGGCTACCAGCAATAATGGCACAGTTGTTTCCAATGGCAACATCACGGTGACTGCGGGAACGGGGGGAAATCGGACTTTAAATCTCAACCCGCTAGGTGTTGGTTATGCCGATATTACCGTAACCGTAAGCGATGGTTCTGCCACAACACAAACAATCCTCAAATATGCCGCTTCCGCCGGAGGTGGTGGCAATACGCGATTCCATACTGGTGCAAGCGATGCCTCAACTGCGATCGCTCTAGATTCCAATATCATGCTCGTTGCTGACGACGAAGATCAAAAACTGCGTCTGTACGATCGCAATAACTCTGGCTTACCCATCAATCAATTTGATTTTACTTCTTCGTTAGGTTTAACAGATATTTCTGGCGGCGTACCGAGAGAAGTTGATATTGAAGGCTCTACCCGCGTCGGAAATCGCATTTTTTGGATCGGCTCTCACAGTAATTCCGGTACTGGCGGTTCGCTTCGTCCTAACCGCAACCGCATATTTGCTACGGATATTTCTGGTAGCGGTACTAGCACTACATTAAGCTACGTAGGTCGCTACGACAATTTGCGGACGGATTTGATTAACTGGGATAGCAATAATATTCACGGCAAAGGTGCTAATTATTACGGACTAGCTGCCAGTGCTGCCGTTGGCAAAATACCCGAAGCTAGCGATAGTTCTGGCTTCAATATTGAAGGTTTAGCAATGGCACCGGGAAGCACTACAACTGCCTATGTTTCCTTTCGAGCGCCGATCGAACCTACCAGTGTCCGCACTAATGCGTTGATCGTTCCGGTGACTAATTTTGATACTTTAGCAATGAGCTCCGGTGCAGCGGGTTCAGCCACATTTGGAGCGCCGATCGAACTCGATTTAGGAGGACGCGGTATTCGCAGCATTGAAGGTAACGGTAATGGATTTTTGATTGTTGCGGGTGCTGCTTTCAGTCCAGCCGGAGAAGCACCGAACGATTTCAGGCTGTACACTTGGAGCGGCGATCCCTCAGATGCACCGCAAATGCGAGATACCAATTTGACTGGGATGAATCCAGAGGGAATTGTCGAATTACCCAGCGGTTCAATTAATGCCTCCAATCAAATTCAATTAATTAGCGACAATGGCGATAATGTCTGGTACAACGATGGAATTGCTGCCAAAGATTTGACAGAAGATAATTTCCAGAAATTCCGCAGCGATTGGGTGACGTTGGGAAATATTGTCGCCTCTCCATTAATTAATGAAGTAAATGTCAATCCGCCTGGAACGGATAGCAATTACGAATACATCGAACTCAAAGGATTAGCCAAGCAATCGTTAGCTAATTTGTATTTGGTAGCTGTTAGCGGCAATAACGGCGAACGCGGCTTAGCTAAATTTGTGAAAAACTTAAATTCGCAAAGTTTTGGCAGTAACGGATTACTGGCAATTCAGAATGGTGGCTATACAGTTCCTACTGGTACTACTGTTGTCACCGATACTCGACTGAGCGGAATGGGATTTCTGGATAATGCCACTAACTCATTCCTGTTAATTAACAGTCCGACTGCGCTTACCGAAAACACTGACTACGACTCTGATAATGATGGTGTTTTAGAACTGCCAACAGGTGCCAAGATTATGGATGCTGTGGGGTGGTCCGATGGCGATAGCGGCGATCTCGTTTATGGGGGAGTTTCCCTCACTCAAAGTTCTGGCACGCCAGATGCAGCAACTCGTTTGCCGACAAATAGTACTCCCAATTCAGCTGCGGCTTGGTACAATGGCGATCTATCGGGTTCGGCTAATTCGGTTACTTACTCTAGCAGCCAAGTTAGCTCGAATTTTCCGACTGGAGGAGCTTTGACGCCTGGGGATGTAAATGTTCCTAATACCAGTGGCACTAGCAGTAACGATACTCTGACTGGAAATTCGCAGAATAACGTTCTGGTGGGACGCGCAGGTAATGATGTCCTACAGGGATTGGGAGGTAATGACTTTTTAGATGGTGGTGATGGGAACGATACTTTGTATGGAAATCAAGGTGCAGATAGCTTGATTGGCGGTGCGGGTGTCGATAAATTCGTATTGGCTGCTGGGGAAGGAACTGATTATATCTACGATTTCGTGGATGGAACGGATTTAATTGGTTTAGCTAATGGTTTAACTTTTAACCAATTAGAAATTACTCAAGATGGCACTGCTACGCGAATTAGTCTTGCCAGCAATCATCAAATTTTAGGATTTTTGTTGGGCATACAAGTTAGTGCGAGCGGCGCAGCAGACTTTACATCATAA